A region from the Cryptosporangium arvum DSM 44712 genome encodes:
- a CDS encoding heme-degrading domain-containing protein yields MSDEALETLLAQEDRLVFPRFDEQTAWELGGALRAAALAERLPVAIAIRRGAALLFHTALPGASADNDGWLRRKAAVVERYGHSSYYVGCRFRAEGGDFDVDSRLDTGEYAAHGGAFPLIVAGSGAIGSVGVSGLPQVEDHRFVVTQLERFLNT; encoded by the coding sequence ATGAGCGACGAGGCGCTCGAGACCTTGCTGGCGCAGGAGGACCGGCTGGTCTTCCCCCGCTTCGACGAGCAGACCGCCTGGGAGCTCGGCGGTGCCCTGCGCGCCGCCGCGCTGGCCGAGCGGCTGCCGGTGGCGATCGCGATCCGGCGCGGCGCGGCGTTGCTGTTCCACACCGCGCTGCCCGGGGCGTCGGCCGACAACGACGGCTGGCTGCGTCGCAAGGCCGCGGTCGTCGAGCGGTACGGCCACTCGTCGTACTACGTGGGCTGCCGGTTCCGGGCCGAGGGCGGCGACTTCGACGTCGACTCACGGCTCGACACCGGGGAGTACGCCGCCCACGGCGGCGCATTCCCGCTGATCGTGGCCGGGAGCGGCGCGATCGGCTCGGTCGGGGTCTCCGGGCTGCCCCAGGTCGAGGACCACCGGTTCGTCGTCACCCAGCTGGAGCGGTTCCTCAATACCTAA
- a CDS encoding glycoside hydrolase family 3 C-terminal domain-containing protein — protein sequence MTNRLDVPAVLTALTLEEKASLLDGSDFWHTQPVERLGVPAIMVTDGPHGLRKQAQESDHLGLTASVPATCFPPAAGLASTWDTGLLHRVGSALAAECRASGVSVLLGPGVNMKRTPLCGRNFEYFSEDPLLAGELAVALVDGIQENDVGTSLKHFAANNQETDRMTVSADVDERTLREIYLPAFERVVTRAQPWTVMCSYNRINGVYASEDPWLLTDVLRGDWGFDGLVVSDWGAVNAREAAVAAGLDLEMPSSGGGGTRRILDAVAAGQLSEEDVDRAVTRVLTLVDRSLPALAEGGSFDVDAHHALAREAAVASAVLLKNEGGLLPLDPSAGGAIAVIGEFARSPRFQGAGSSQVNPTRVDSALDALRAALEGRREVTFAAGFVVESESADPALIAEAVRAAAAAEVAVVFLGLPPSYESEGYDRAHMNLPAHQLELLRAVAGANPNVVVVLSNGSVVSVADWQDDARALLEGWLLGQAGGSATADLLLGAANPSGRLAETIPVRYEDNPALGAFPGEHGHVRYGEGLLIGYRWYDAHRLPVAYPFGHGLSYTTFAYDDLSVTAEGDTVEVRLTVTNTGGHAGRETVQVYVTDPEATVYRPDQELRAFATVTLEPGLSAPVSLTLDRRAFAFWHVAAGDWVVEGGVFGVRVGASSRDIRGEATVELKGDAITPPVTTESTVDAWLAHPSGGEWLRGALGDHGFGALLFDERNGQMLRAIPLQRLSRFPGFPITEADVEAAVTRLN from the coding sequence ATGACGAACCGGCTGGACGTGCCCGCTGTGCTCACCGCGCTGACGCTGGAGGAGAAGGCCTCCCTCCTCGACGGGTCGGACTTCTGGCACACCCAGCCGGTCGAACGGCTCGGCGTTCCGGCGATCATGGTCACCGACGGTCCCCACGGCCTGCGTAAACAGGCTCAGGAGAGCGACCACCTCGGGCTGACCGCCAGCGTCCCCGCGACCTGCTTCCCGCCGGCCGCGGGGCTGGCGTCGACCTGGGACACCGGGCTGCTGCACCGCGTCGGCTCCGCGCTCGCCGCCGAGTGCCGCGCGTCCGGCGTCTCGGTGCTCCTCGGCCCGGGCGTCAACATGAAGCGCACGCCGCTGTGCGGGCGCAACTTCGAGTACTTCTCCGAGGACCCGCTGCTCGCCGGTGAGCTCGCGGTCGCCCTCGTCGACGGGATCCAGGAGAACGACGTCGGCACGTCGCTCAAGCACTTCGCGGCGAACAACCAGGAGACCGACCGGATGACGGTCTCGGCCGACGTCGACGAGCGCACGCTGCGTGAGATCTACCTGCCCGCGTTCGAGCGCGTGGTCACCCGGGCGCAGCCCTGGACCGTGATGTGCTCCTACAACCGGATCAACGGCGTCTACGCCTCCGAGGACCCGTGGCTGCTCACCGACGTCCTGCGCGGCGACTGGGGCTTCGACGGCCTGGTCGTCTCCGACTGGGGCGCGGTGAACGCGCGCGAGGCCGCGGTGGCGGCCGGCCTGGACCTGGAGATGCCCTCGTCGGGAGGCGGCGGGACACGCCGAATCCTGGACGCGGTCGCGGCCGGCCAGCTGAGCGAAGAGGACGTCGACCGGGCGGTCACGCGCGTGCTGACGCTCGTCGACCGTTCGTTGCCCGCGCTCGCCGAGGGCGGCTCGTTCGACGTCGACGCCCACCACGCGCTGGCCCGCGAGGCCGCGGTCGCGAGCGCCGTGCTGCTCAAGAACGAGGGCGGGCTGCTGCCGCTCGATCCCTCGGCCGGGGGCGCGATCGCGGTGATCGGGGAGTTCGCCCGCTCGCCCCGCTTCCAGGGCGCCGGTTCCTCGCAGGTCAACCCGACCCGCGTCGACTCGGCGCTGGACGCACTGCGCGCGGCGCTCGAGGGCCGTCGCGAGGTGACGTTCGCGGCCGGGTTCGTCGTCGAGTCGGAGAGCGCCGACCCGGCGCTGATCGCCGAGGCGGTGCGCGCCGCCGCAGCGGCCGAGGTAGCCGTGGTGTTCCTCGGCCTGCCTCCCTCGTACGAGTCGGAGGGTTACGACCGGGCGCACATGAACCTGCCCGCGCACCAGCTCGAGCTGCTGCGCGCGGTCGCCGGCGCCAACCCGAACGTCGTCGTCGTGCTGTCGAACGGCTCGGTGGTGTCGGTCGCGGACTGGCAGGACGACGCGCGGGCGCTGCTGGAGGGCTGGCTGCTGGGCCAGGCCGGCGGTTCGGCGACCGCGGATCTGCTGCTCGGCGCGGCGAACCCGTCCGGCAGGCTCGCCGAGACGATCCCGGTGCGCTACGAGGACAACCCGGCGCTCGGCGCGTTCCCCGGCGAGCACGGGCACGTCCGGTACGGGGAAGGCCTGCTGATCGGCTACCGCTGGTACGACGCGCACCGCCTGCCGGTCGCCTACCCGTTCGGCCACGGCCTGAGCTACACCACGTTCGCCTACGACGACCTGTCGGTCACCGCCGAGGGCGACACGGTCGAGGTGCGGCTCACGGTCACCAACACCGGCGGCCACGCCGGCCGGGAGACCGTGCAGGTCTACGTGACCGACCCGGAGGCCACCGTCTACCGGCCCGACCAGGAGCTGCGCGCGTTCGCGACGGTGACGCTCGAGCCGGGGCTGAGCGCACCGGTGAGCCTCACGCTGGACCGGCGCGCGTTCGCCTTCTGGCACGTCGCCGCGGGCGACTGGGTCGTCGAGGGCGGGGTGTTCGGCGTCCGCGTCGGCGCGTCGTCCCGGGACATCCGGGGCGAGGCCACGGTCGAGCTCAAGGGCGACGCGATCACCCCGCCGGTGACGACCGAGTCCACCGTGGACGCCTGGCTGGCGCACCCGTCGGGCGGCGAGTGGCTCCGTGGGGCCCTCGGCGACCACGGGTTCGGCGCGCTCCTCTTCGACGAGCGCAACGGCCAGATGCTGCGCGCGATCCCGCTGCAGCGGCTCTCCCGCTTCCCGGGCTTCCCGATCACCGAAGCCGACGTCGAAGCCGCGGTCACCCGCCTGAACTGA
- a CDS encoding Gfo/Idh/MocA family protein: MTTPVRFGLVGYGFGGRYFHAPLLRAAPECELVAVLTSAPERRALVEREVPGAATVASLAELAGLGVEAVAISTPADTHSALTEEALGLGMAVVCDKPFALDASAARASVELAARLGLVLSPYQNRREDSDFRTVRALVDEGVLGTVTRLESRFERYAPQDGPGRSGGGTLLDFGSHLVDQALFLLGPVRAVYAEWRERESGLDDDVFLALTHESGARSHLWGSWSQSAPGPRWRVTGTEGTYVVAAGDSQEEQLVAGADTWGTEPEENYGTVYAGGSARRHPTERGRWDTFYPRFAAAVRGEGSPPVHPADAIATAVVLDAARTSAGTGAIVEVKPR, encoded by the coding sequence ATGACGACACCTGTGCGGTTCGGCCTGGTCGGGTACGGGTTCGGAGGGCGGTACTTCCACGCGCCGCTGCTCCGGGCCGCGCCGGAGTGCGAGCTGGTCGCGGTACTCACGTCCGCGCCCGAGCGCCGGGCCCTGGTCGAGCGGGAGGTGCCCGGCGCGGCGACGGTGGCGAGCCTGGCCGAGCTGGCCGGGCTCGGCGTCGAGGCGGTCGCGATCTCCACCCCGGCCGACACCCACAGCGCGCTGACCGAGGAGGCGCTCGGGCTGGGGATGGCGGTGGTCTGCGACAAACCGTTCGCGCTCGACGCGTCGGCCGCGCGTGCCTCGGTGGAGCTGGCCGCGCGGCTCGGGCTGGTGCTCAGCCCGTACCAGAACCGCCGGGAGGACTCGGACTTCCGCACCGTGCGGGCCCTGGTCGACGAGGGTGTGCTCGGCACCGTGACGCGGCTGGAGTCCCGGTTCGAGCGCTACGCCCCGCAGGACGGGCCGGGGCGCTCCGGCGGCGGCACGCTGCTGGACTTCGGCAGCCACCTCGTCGACCAGGCGTTGTTCCTGCTCGGGCCGGTCCGCGCGGTCTACGCGGAGTGGCGCGAGCGCGAATCGGGGCTGGACGACGACGTGTTCCTCGCCCTCACCCACGAGTCCGGTGCCCGCTCGCACCTGTGGGGCAGCTGGAGCCAGTCCGCGCCCGGTCCCCGGTGGCGGGTGACCGGCACCGAGGGCACCTACGTCGTCGCGGCGGGCGACAGCCAGGAGGAGCAGCTCGTCGCCGGCGCCGACACCTGGGGAACCGAACCGGAGGAGAACTACGGCACCGTGTACGCAGGCGGCTCCGCGCGCCGTCATCCGACCGAACGCGGACGCTGGGACACCTTCTATCCCCGCTTCGCCGCGGCCGTGCGGGGCGAGGGTTCCCCACCGGTCCACCCGGCCGACGCGATCGCGACCGCGGTCGTGCTCGACGCGGCCCGCACCAGTGCCGGCACCGGCGCGATCGTGGAGGTGAAGCCCCGATGA
- a CDS encoding hemerythrin domain-containing protein — MTPEPVAIAETRLLHTMHRAATSLLAEAATRDTSAPAALTELRDFLVAALRHHHESEDDVLWPRLAAAGAPLADLSAEHDVLDAALDRLAAAAVPGPQLAAAAADVRDLVHQHLDHEEPVLFPALAAHLSDQEWAAFSSAVIASAPPVGLHLNFGFFERVGTPEELAAVAANLPPEALAAVPVLREQARATLKGLGS, encoded by the coding sequence ATGACCCCGGAGCCGGTGGCGATCGCCGAGACCCGGTTACTGCACACGATGCACCGCGCCGCGACCTCCCTGCTGGCGGAGGCCGCGACGCGGGACACCAGCGCGCCGGCCGCGCTCACCGAGCTGCGCGACTTCCTCGTCGCGGCGCTGCGCCACCACCACGAGAGCGAGGACGACGTGCTCTGGCCGCGCCTGGCCGCCGCCGGAGCCCCGCTGGCCGATCTCAGCGCCGAGCACGACGTCCTCGACGCCGCGCTCGACCGGCTCGCCGCCGCGGCCGTCCCGGGCCCGCAGCTGGCCGCGGCGGCGGCCGATGTCCGCGACCTCGTCCACCAGCACCTCGACCACGAGGAGCCGGTGCTCTTCCCGGCGCTGGCCGCGCACCTGAGCGACCAGGAGTGGGCCGCGTTCTCGAGCGCGGTGATCGCCTCCGCCCCACCGGTCGGGCTCCACCTCAACTTCGGCTTCTTCGAGCGGGTGGGCACCCCGGAGGAACTCGCCGCCGTGGCGGCCAACCTGCCGCCCGAGGCGCTCGCCGCCGTCCCCGTCCTGCGCGAGCAGGCTCGCGCCACCCTGAAAGGTCTCGGTTCATGA
- a CDS encoding sensor histidine kinase produces the protein MDSALAVDLHRRIRAITTGVILLARLGTLVMVALSIASLAQADGFVNRPLATAVYLVVAGWNVVFLPAVARCEPIPRAVLAGDVAVTSAAAAVLPWTLTAEAFATVAVPDFEPVAVSSGVAVALASASWPATVGGCTALAAGYALPTPHDYPDLASTANIIGWQVVTAACCCLFIRRLRAVADAVDTATEQVITARERLAARRSQNEERIRHFQEQLRRHRALHDGPLRLLTAIAGQGPAGHPDERVRRQAAISANVLRGVTPDDADGTLTELSLALIEAGNDSAAQGLRVEYHFANLPDTLPSDVLHAFRHATGEALANVARHAGSSRVRLTALADRPSAAVTVAVVDQGTGFDPETTALGYGIQQSITARMVEVGGAASVDSHPGEGTRVDLRWPA, from the coding sequence GTGGACAGCGCGCTGGCGGTCGATCTGCACCGGCGGATCAGGGCGATCACCACCGGCGTGATCCTGCTCGCCCGGCTCGGCACGCTCGTGATGGTGGCGCTGAGCATCGCGTCGCTGGCGCAGGCGGACGGGTTCGTGAACCGGCCGCTGGCCACCGCGGTCTACCTCGTCGTCGCGGGGTGGAACGTGGTGTTCCTGCCCGCCGTCGCCCGGTGCGAGCCGATCCCCCGCGCGGTGCTGGCCGGAGACGTCGCGGTGACCTCGGCCGCCGCGGCGGTGCTGCCCTGGACGCTGACCGCCGAGGCGTTCGCCACCGTGGCGGTGCCCGACTTCGAACCGGTCGCCGTCTCCTCCGGCGTGGCCGTCGCCCTCGCCAGCGCGTCCTGGCCGGCCACGGTCGGCGGGTGCACCGCACTGGCGGCCGGCTACGCGCTGCCCACCCCGCACGACTACCCCGACCTGGCGTCCACGGCCAACATCATCGGCTGGCAGGTCGTCACCGCCGCCTGCTGCTGCCTGTTCATCCGGCGGCTGCGCGCGGTCGCGGACGCCGTCGACACGGCCACCGAGCAGGTGATCACCGCCCGCGAACGGCTGGCCGCCCGGCGCAGCCAGAACGAGGAACGCATCCGCCACTTCCAGGAGCAGCTGCGCCGTCACCGCGCGCTGCACGACGGTCCGCTGCGCCTGCTGACCGCGATCGCCGGGCAGGGCCCCGCGGGCCACCCCGACGAGCGGGTCCGGCGGCAGGCCGCGATCAGCGCCAACGTGCTGCGCGGGGTGACGCCCGACGACGCCGACGGCACCCTCACCGAACTCTCGCTCGCGCTCATCGAGGCCGGCAACGACAGCGCGGCCCAGGGCCTGCGGGTCGAGTACCACTTCGCGAACCTGCCCGACACGCTGCCGTCCGACGTGCTGCACGCGTTCCGCCATGCGACCGGTGAGGCCCTGGCGAACGTCGCCCGGCACGCCGGGAGCAGCCGGGTGCGGCTGACCGCGCTGGCCGACCGTCCGTCCGCCGCGGTGACGGTGGCCGTCGTCGACCAGGGCACCGGCTTCGACCCGGAGACGACCGCGCTCGGGTACGGCATCCAGCAGTCGATCACCGCGCGGATGGTGGAGGTCGGCGGCGCGGCCAGCGTGGACAGTCACCCCGGCGAGGGCACCCGGGTCGACCTGCGGTGGCCGGCGTGA
- a CDS encoding response regulator transcription factor — MIRVAIIDNDKLVPAGLRALLAEAGDIRVEHAATTVNAHLAAAPPADVVLLDLRLEDGTDAAANVARLRRAGVRVLVISVHGERRDVRATVRAGAGGYLVKDDDAGKLADAIRSVHHGQPALTAELMSLINDDPPELSPQEERALYLYGTGSTLAATARRMGVTIPTVRSYLTRIRAKWAAVDQPVDDVRTLISEYRPPE, encoded by the coding sequence GTGATCCGGGTCGCGATCATCGACAACGACAAGCTGGTGCCGGCCGGCCTGCGCGCCCTGCTGGCCGAGGCCGGCGACATCCGGGTCGAGCACGCCGCGACCACCGTCAACGCGCACCTCGCCGCGGCGCCCCCGGCCGACGTCGTCCTGCTCGACCTGCGGCTCGAGGACGGCACCGACGCCGCCGCGAACGTGGCCCGGCTGCGCCGCGCCGGCGTCCGCGTGCTGGTCATCTCGGTGCACGGCGAACGCCGTGACGTCCGGGCGACCGTGCGCGCCGGCGCCGGCGGCTACCTGGTGAAGGACGACGACGCCGGCAAGCTCGCCGACGCCATCCGCAGCGTCCACCACGGGCAGCCCGCGCTGACCGCCGAGCTGATGAGCCTCATCAACGACGACCCGCCCGAGCTGTCCCCGCAGGAGGAACGCGCGCTCTACCTCTACGGCACCGGCAGCACGCTGGCCGCGACCGCCCGCCGCATGGGCGTGACGATCCCGACCGTCCGCTCGTACCTGACCCGCATCCGCGCCAAGTGGGCCGCGGTCGACCAGCCGGTGGACGACGTCCGCACGCTGATCAGCGAGTACCGGCCGCCGGAGTGA
- a CDS encoding TetR family transcriptional regulator, with amino-acid sequence MSEVRRRNRRDPEGHRAAILAAAREAFGERGYAGTTLREIARRAGVTHGLITQQFTSKEQLFLAAVPGNSDLAAVAAGDPATLPERIASAFVRRMEAGASGDPLIILLRSTASDERTATTLLAAMQQHSIDVYRDVLGPDLADDLDTRVTLVGAQLIGVAFIRYIARAEPLASMPPEELTGHVARILRHILVD; translated from the coding sequence ATGAGCGAGGTGCGGCGCCGGAACCGCCGTGATCCCGAGGGCCACCGGGCCGCGATCCTCGCGGCCGCGCGGGAGGCCTTCGGTGAGCGCGGTTACGCCGGGACGACGCTGCGCGAGATCGCGCGCCGCGCCGGGGTCACCCACGGGCTGATCACGCAGCAGTTCACGTCCAAGGAACAACTGTTCCTGGCGGCCGTCCCGGGCAACAGCGACCTGGCGGCCGTGGCCGCCGGCGACCCCGCCACGCTGCCGGAACGGATCGCGAGCGCGTTCGTGCGCCGGATGGAGGCGGGTGCGAGCGGCGACCCGCTGATCATCCTGCTCCGCAGCACGGCCTCGGACGAGCGGACCGCCACCACCCTGCTCGCCGCGATGCAGCAGCACAGCATCGACGTCTACCGCGACGTGCTCGGGCCGGACCTGGCCGACGACCTCGACACCCGGGTGACGCTGGTCGGGGCGCAGCTGATCGGCGTCGCGTTCATCCGGTACATCGCCAGGGCCGAGCCGCTGGCATCGATGCCGCCGGAGGAGCTCACCGGCCACGTCGCCCGGATCCTCCGCCACATTCTCGTCGACTAG
- a CDS encoding ATP-binding cassette domain-containing protein, whose protein sequence is MTDPVLSARGLVKTFGRVVGLDGVDLDLYPGEVLAIIGDNGAGKSTLIKCLTGALVPDAGEIHVDGQPVQFRRPQDAREAGIETVYQTLAVAPALDIASNLFLGRERRRPGFLGSVLRMVDKPGMRDDAAKALTDLGIGTLQNMAQPVETLSGGQRQAVSVARAAAFGSKVIVLDEPTAALGVKESNQVLRMIREVRSRGLPTILISHNMPHVFEVADRIHIQRLGRCAGVITPDSHSMSEAVAIMTGATTLVESGE, encoded by the coding sequence ATGACTGATCCGGTGCTCTCCGCGCGAGGGCTGGTGAAGACGTTCGGGCGCGTCGTCGGGCTGGACGGCGTCGATCTCGACCTGTACCCCGGTGAGGTGCTGGCGATCATCGGGGACAACGGCGCCGGGAAGTCGACGCTGATCAAGTGCCTGACCGGGGCACTGGTGCCGGACGCGGGCGAGATCCACGTCGACGGGCAGCCGGTGCAGTTCCGCCGCCCGCAGGACGCCCGCGAGGCCGGGATCGAGACCGTGTACCAGACACTCGCGGTCGCGCCGGCGCTCGACATCGCCAGCAACCTGTTCCTCGGCCGCGAACGCCGCCGCCCGGGGTTCCTCGGGAGCGTGCTGCGGATGGTGGACAAGCCGGGGATGCGTGACGACGCCGCCAAGGCCCTCACCGACCTCGGGATCGGCACGCTGCAGAACATGGCGCAGCCGGTCGAGACGCTCTCCGGCGGCCAGCGCCAGGCCGTCTCGGTGGCGCGGGCCGCCGCGTTCGGCAGCAAGGTCATCGTGCTCGACGAGCCCACGGCCGCCCTCGGGGTCAAGGAGTCCAACCAGGTGCTCCGGATGATCCGGGAGGTCCGCTCGCGCGGGCTGCCGACGATCCTGATCAGCCACAACATGCCGCACGTGTTCGAGGTCGCCGACCGCATCCACATCCAGCGCCTGGGCCGGTGCGCGGGCGTGATCACCCCCGACTCGCACTCGATGTCGGAGGCGGTCGCGATCATGACCGGCGCGACCACCCTGGTTGAATCAGGCGAATGA
- the hppD gene encoding 4-hydroxyphenylpyruvate dioxygenase has translation MSIDELVGLVEHDAKNDPFPVNGWDAVVWSVGNATQTALFYQLVFGMELVAYSGPETGNRDHHAYVLRSGGVRFVFKGGVDPASALLDHHRRHGDGIVDIALEVPDVDRCVEHARAEGATILEEPHDVSDEHGTVRVAAIATYGETRHSLIDRSAYRGPYLPGYVARTSGHPSPKRVFQALDHVVGNVELGRMDEWVAFYNRVMGFTNMAEFVGEDIATEYSALMSKVVASGNHKVKFPLNEPAAGKKRSQIDEYLDFYGGPGAQHLALATNDILRTVDALRARGVEFLATPDSYYEDPELRARIGEVRVPIAELQSRGILVDRDEDGYLLQIFTKPLGDRPTVFFEFIERHGSLGFGIGNFKALFEAIEREQALRGNF, from the coding sequence GTGAGCATCGACGAACTCGTCGGCCTGGTGGAACACGACGCGAAGAACGACCCGTTCCCCGTCAACGGCTGGGACGCGGTGGTCTGGTCGGTCGGCAACGCGACCCAGACCGCGCTGTTCTACCAGCTCGTGTTCGGCATGGAACTCGTCGCCTACTCCGGGCCGGAGACCGGCAACCGGGACCACCACGCCTACGTCCTGCGCTCGGGCGGCGTGCGGTTCGTGTTCAAGGGCGGGGTGGACCCGGCCAGCGCGCTGCTCGACCACCACCGCCGCCACGGCGACGGCATCGTCGACATCGCGCTGGAGGTTCCCGACGTCGACCGGTGCGTGGAGCACGCCCGGGCCGAGGGCGCGACGATCCTGGAGGAGCCGCACGACGTCTCGGACGAGCACGGCACGGTCCGCGTCGCCGCGATCGCGACCTACGGCGAGACGCGCCACTCGCTGATCGACCGGTCGGCCTACCGCGGCCCGTACCTGCCCGGCTACGTCGCCCGCACGTCCGGCCACCCCAGCCCGAAGCGGGTCTTCCAGGCGCTCGACCACGTCGTCGGCAACGTGGAGCTGGGCCGGATGGACGAGTGGGTCGCGTTCTACAACCGGGTCATGGGCTTCACGAACATGGCCGAGTTCGTCGGCGAGGACATCGCGACCGAGTACTCGGCGCTGATGAGCAAGGTCGTGGCCAGCGGCAACCACAAGGTGAAGTTCCCGCTCAACGAACCCGCCGCGGGCAAGAAGCGCTCCCAGATCGACGAGTACCTCGACTTCTACGGCGGCCCTGGCGCGCAGCATCTCGCGCTGGCGACGAACGACATCCTGCGCACGGTCGACGCCCTCCGGGCCCGCGGCGTCGAGTTCCTCGCGACGCCCGACTCGTACTACGAGGACCCCGAGCTGCGCGCCCGCATCGGTGAGGTGCGGGTGCCGATCGCCGAGCTGCAGTCGCGGGGGATCCTCGTCGACCGGGACGAGGACGGCTACCTCCTGCAGATCTTCACCAAGCCGCTGGGGGACCGCCCCACGGTGTTCTTCGAGTTCATCGAGCGGCACGGGTCGCTGGGCTTCGGCATCGGCAACTTCAAGGCCCTGTTCGAGGCGATCGAGCGGGAACAGGCCCTCCGCGGCAACTTCTAG
- a CDS encoding Lrp/AsnC family transcriptional regulator, whose product MAIDLDALDVDLLSALRDHTRVGVLELSRTLRVARGTVQARLDRLERAGVLTGHGPDVDLAVAGYVVQAFVTLEIAQGALDEVTAELTAHPAVVEAYATTGSADVICRLVASSHEDLQRHLLTINQSARVSRSTSVVILSVVVAPRALPLLESAPRPAPRRAPAYQDGDAAASPAG is encoded by the coding sequence ATGGCCATCGATCTCGACGCGCTCGACGTCGACCTGCTTTCCGCGTTGCGCGATCACACCCGCGTCGGGGTTCTCGAGCTCTCGCGCACGCTCCGGGTCGCGCGGGGAACGGTCCAGGCCCGCCTGGACCGGCTGGAACGCGCCGGTGTCCTCACCGGCCACGGTCCGGACGTCGATCTGGCCGTCGCTGGGTACGTCGTGCAGGCGTTCGTCACGCTCGAGATCGCGCAGGGCGCGCTGGACGAGGTGACCGCCGAGCTGACCGCCCACCCGGCCGTCGTCGAGGCCTACGCCACGACCGGGTCGGCCGACGTGATCTGCCGCCTCGTCGCGTCCTCCCACGAGGACCTGCAGCGGCACCTGCTGACGATCAACCAGTCGGCGCGCGTCAGCCGCTCGACGAGCGTCGTCATCCTGTCCGTGGTCGTGGCGCCGCGGGCGTTGCCGCTGCTCGAGAGCGCACCGCGGCCGGCTCCCCGCCGGGCCCCGGCCTACCAGGACGGCGACGCGGCGGCCTCCCCCGCCGGCTAG
- a CDS encoding mandelate racemase/muconate lactonizing enzyme family protein, producing the protein MKITSVSPLPVTVELGREPMSFCFLRIETDEGLVGYGEACDSFGASYAGVIGEIVSQVLAPLLIGRDLVAAEPLAEHLRLSTRRRLGDKGVAAQARSAVEIALQDLVAQAVGRSVSAHLGQVRDRVRIYASSTFLDEGPAGFHADLLAPLLERGVRLAKVRIGPEWQQDLRTLTELRGLLPDDVELMIDGSDTFTLATSMPIAARLGELGVRWFEEPIPQANRAAIAALSARSAVPIAYGEHLYGREDFLDALTHDGISVVQPDAATAGGIGESRAIAGLATYYGARVVPHVCAGPIALAANVALAATVPTINLIEYPLFLAPAWEALGAGDQFGIRAIEDGALPVPSGPGLGVRLADDVATRHPYRLPGARIAGTVGGVLDRFVGDR; encoded by the coding sequence ATGAAGATCACGTCGGTCTCGCCGCTCCCGGTGACCGTGGAGCTGGGGCGCGAGCCCATGTCCTTCTGCTTCCTGCGGATCGAGACCGACGAGGGACTCGTCGGCTACGGCGAGGCCTGCGACAGCTTCGGCGCCAGCTACGCCGGGGTGATCGGCGAGATCGTCTCCCAGGTGCTCGCGCCGCTGCTGATCGGTCGCGACCTCGTCGCGGCCGAGCCGCTGGCCGAGCACCTGCGCCTGTCCACCCGCCGCCGGCTCGGCGACAAGGGTGTCGCGGCCCAGGCCCGCAGCGCCGTCGAGATCGCCCTGCAGGACCTCGTCGCGCAGGCCGTGGGCCGGTCGGTGAGCGCGCACCTCGGCCAGGTCCGGGACCGCGTCCGGATCTACGCCTCGTCGACGTTCCTGGACGAGGGTCCGGCCGGGTTCCACGCCGACCTGCTCGCGCCGCTGCTCGAGCGCGGGGTGCGGCTGGCGAAGGTGCGGATCGGCCCGGAGTGGCAGCAGGACCTGCGCACGCTGACCGAGCTGCGCGGCCTGCTCCCCGACGACGTGGAGCTGATGATCGACGGCAGCGACACGTTCACCCTCGCGACCTCGATGCCGATCGCCGCGCGGCTGGGTGAGCTCGGCGTGCGCTGGTTCGAGGAGCCGATCCCGCAGGCCAACCGGGCGGCGATCGCCGCGCTGTCGGCGCGGTCGGCGGTGCCGATCGCCTACGGCGAGCACCTCTACGGGCGGGAGGACTTCCTCGACGCGCTCACCCACGACGGCATCTCGGTCGTGCAGCCGGACGCCGCGACCGCCGGCGGCATCGGTGAGTCGCGGGCCATCGCCGGGCTGGCGACCTACTACGGGGCGCGGGTCGTGCCGCACGTCTGCGCGGGCCCGATCGCGCTCGCCGCGAACGTGGCGCTGGCCGCGACGGTCCCGACGATCAACCTGATCGAGTACCCGCTCTTCCTGGCGCCCGCGTGGGAAGCGCTCGGAGCGGGCGACCAGTTCGGGATCCGGGCGATCGAGGACGGCGCGCTGCCGGTTCCGTCCGGGCCCGGGCTCGGCGTCCGGCTGGCCGACGACGTCGCCACCCGGCACCCGTACCGGCTCCCGGGCGCGCGGATCGCCGGCACCGTCGGCGGTGTGCTCGACCGCTTCGTCGGCGACCGCTAG